Within Rhododendron vialii isolate Sample 1 chromosome 12a, ASM3025357v1, the genomic segment CATTAGCGGGACTCAATTAAAGTCGGGGCAAATCCGTAGGACTGACCTTAGAAGGGTTAATTTGAGTCCATCAGACTTATGATGTATGTATCCACATATTAGTTTTTAAGTCTTATGTAACTTCATAAATCAAACGGTTTAGGATTATCACCATAAATCCTCCGGGATggtaaaataatttataaatcaAATCGTTCATCAGATAAATCCTACGGTTATGATTATGTTTGGGAGAATTCTCAATATCAACTGATAAATCGATTGTTCCAATTGTTTCGAATTTCAAAGTTGACCACATTTATTAGTTGTCTTTTTAAGCCTTCCCTAATTTATATTCTCATATGATGGTATTTTACTTTTCAGAGCATTCATATATGTTTTAATACCTAAGCCTTTGTAAGAAAAAACGGAAATCTAAcatttattttcattctctaattGTGTCTAGACCGAAGAGAACATATAaaatataattagtttttttcttgGAAATATCGAAGAGAACATataaaattctttatttttctttaagaCTGGAACAGTAAAATACAGTAATTAGTTTTGGAACAGTAaaatataattagtttttttttttttttgaaatatccaagaaaaagttcaaaaaaaattccgtCAACATTAACGAGTTGTGTCGTGCCTTCAGGAATAAGCACTCGCTAGTACATGCATAAAACttggagaataaattatataaatCGGagcggtgtaaacatttatttcttccaaatcaattacattgcgccacGCCATCGAAACAGTGCACCGGccgtgtaaataatttaatctctaaAACTAGATGTATAACGACCTTTTACATGGCTAGTGTTTCGTCATTCCTTTCTTCTTGTGAATGAACTTTCAGGTTGTACTCTGTTTTCCACATCTTCTCAGATTGTGTGTTGGAATTTGATTCTTTGCTTGAGACCTTGATCTCCAGATTTATTCAAAAGACATTCCTATTTCCACATTCAATACTTCTGCAGTTCTTCTCGATTCTTTGTTAGAGCCAAACTACCCTGTTCTTCCTTTTCTCAATTCAACCTTATGGATTTCCTGCAATTCCATCAATTCTCTGCTGCATTTGTTGATTTCTAGAATCATAACAACAAAACCCACATTTCAAAATCTCTTTTGCTTTACACATTTACTACCAGTAAACTACCTgcaaattttgtttgttttttttttgtcaaaattgaagatcaattttttctttctcttctttttattttattttattttatcaatcACCATCCTTAGGATtcccattttccaaaaaaatgattttcccATTCGGAGTTCCAGAAATAAATCAGAGAATCATTGCAAGTAGTAACGACATGAGTTCCTTAACAGGATCATCATCATTATCATCCTCATCAAGAGATTCATGGCAGCCAGTGATGACTGCAAATACAGCAACACCAAGTTACTGGTTTAACTGGAGGTTCTTGATTTGTTTCATATGGGTACTGACGGCAATGGTCTTCGCATCCACTCTCATTTCGAAGCACGAAGGTCCGCGGGGGAAGCCGAGACGCGGAGGGGCGAGGAGAGAGAAccaggaggagagagaggcggtAGGGATGCTGTACGCGGATGAAGTGTGGAAACCGTGCGTGAAGGGAGTGCACCCTGGCTGGCTTCTGGCCTTCAGAGCTATTGCTTTCTTTGTGCTCTTGGTTTTGCTGTTGCTGAATGTTCATGTGGATGGTGgtgacatttttttcttctacaCTCAGTGAGTAGTCCTTTTTCATTCTCTAACTTTGATCTCTTTCATGTAAGTTTTTCATGttaagataaaagaaaaaattgatttacAAACAAAAGTACTTTCATACAGAAACTCCGTGCCAGAAAAGTGGATACGCCTTTTTTGACATTGTTTTTCGACACCGTAATAATATAACGATGACATTGTTTGGCATGAATGTACGTAAGGCATTTTTATTGACATTGTTTTCCGACCCTGTAATAGCATAAGGTTTGACATAGATCAATTCAgaagcacttttttttttcttttttattaaaaagagAGCAGATAGAATTCTATTGGTCGAATTCGGGACCTTACGATAGATTTTGACTTTACATATACTACAATTGGATTAAATTTCTTCATGACACGCATTTTGATTTCATTAGAGTTTATCGCGGGTTTTTTACTCAGCGAATTTTGATTGGACAGGTGGACATTTACACTGGTAACCATTTATTTTGGGGTATGTCACCGTTTTTTTAAgatcattttaatttttgtacgATTACCCTTCTTCGTTATTCGAATCTATGATTGAATTGATTTACTTGATATGTGTCGTTCCTCACGGCTTTCGATCACTTTGAATAATCGCATTTTTGTAGCTTGGATCAGTGCTCTCCGTTTATGGGTGCTTCCAATATCAAGACGAAGAGAGCCGTGCCGATCATAGAGTGAATTCTGGGGAATTTGATGCCGAACGAGGCACTGGTGCAAAACACATGGGGTCCAACCAAGAACACAGTACTCGCCGAATAGCAGGATTCTGGGGTTATCTCTTTCAAATTATTTTCCAGGTGAATTGAATTCCCATAGCTAATTCAAAAGTTTAGTGATGCTGAATAATCAGATTCTTCATTTTCGAAAAGAGCTATGCATAGTTTGGCTTCGTCTCTGTATTTCAAATTTTCTTGCAAACTGCGTGTTGCGCAGAATTTTTTGATTGGTCCCCCTTGATTCTGGGGGGCCTGCCTACTGTGAAAAATGGAAACCTCGGGGCATAAtttttcgtcttttttttttcccgcccGTTTAAAGATCTCAGTTCCTTTCTAATTAGTTCTTTAAAGATCTCAATTTGCAGACTAACGGTTTTGTCACATTTGTTCATTGACTTGTTTCTCGTCTAGATGAGTGCAGGTGCTGTGATGCTCACGGACTGCGTTTTCTGGTTCATTATAGTCCCATTTTTGGCTATCAAAGATTACCGATTTAATTTTGTAAGTGATCAACTGCACAAATGACCCTTCAAGTTATTGGGATTTTAGAGGGATTCTACAAATGATACTAGACGGTCCTGTCGAATCTCTTTGTGGGTCCTTCTCAGACTCATGTCGATGGTCAAAGACGTTTACTTTTTGAGCTCGTCGAGAATATCAATCGTGTTGATTAGATATCAATCAATACATGATCGCAACACAGTCATCTTGAAATGACGAGTTTTGATCCTGTGTGCGAATCTATTTTGTTAAGATAACATccaattaacatgatttttggcatgattgATGTTTTTGACAAGCTTTAAAAAGTGTACTTTTTCGGTAAGATCCCACAAAGTGCTCCGACTGGAGAAGATCACGAAAGAGCAATTTTGTTTCTGTTGATCGAAAaccctcttttcttcccttttgttTCTGACCAATGCCTTCGATTTTCCACTATCCAGTTGATAGTTTACATGCACAGCATCAATGCCGTTTTCCTACTCGGTGACACTGCTTTGAATTGCCTGGTAAGTTTGAGGTTTGCTTTTATGGTTTCAATCGTTTTCAGTTACCGATTCGGTCTCTTGATCGTTTTCCCCGTATCGTTTTCAATGTTTTCAGCGGTTCCCCTGGTTTCGAATCGCGTACTTCTTCCTCTGGACAGCAGTTTATGTAATTTTCCAATGGATTGTCCATGCTTGTGTCTCACTCTGGTAAGCTAGCCTACGTTTGGTCTCTATTAGGAGTAATGCTAAAAACACAGACAAATGGCACCGCCCCTCTCACGTTGGGGGAGACTTATCTGCGACGGAAGCTATATGTACAATCAGTGTGCACATATGTGCATATGTGCAAGGCCGAACCGAATATAGCTCAAGTGCAGTCACAAATTGatattttcttcccttttgatGAATCTACCCTTAATTATGATAATAATTGTCCCAAGCATGAATCGAGTGCACCAAAAGTGACATATTTGTCCCATTTTAACACTATGAATTTGTTAAATCGCCAAAAAATGTGTACGTAAGACACACACAATGccaaaaaagttaaattttgcaaaaaaatcatgaatattAACTAACATCCATGGATTTCTACCCACATTTTACACATAGTGAGGTGCTTCGTGCACATCGACCCTCACATTGAAGACAGctgctatttattttttgattattaatCCATATTTATGTTTTGGTTAGC encodes:
- the LOC131311905 gene encoding uncharacterized protein LOC131311905, which gives rise to MNSGSSSLSSSSRDSWQPVMTANTATPSYWFNWRFLICFIWVLTAMVFASTLISKHEGPRGKPRRGGARRENQEEREAVGMLYADEVWKPCVKGVHPGWLLAFRAIAFFVLLVLLLLNVHVDGGDIFFFYTQWTFTLVTIYFGLGSVLSVYGCFQYQDEESRADHRVNSGEFDAERGTGAKHMGSNQEHSTRRIAGFWGYLFQIIFQMSAGAVMLTDCVFWFIIVPFLAIKDYRFNFLIVYMHSINAVFLLGDTALNCLRFPWFRIAYFFLWTAVYVIFQWIVHACVSLWWPYPFLDLSTPLAPLWYSSVALMHIPCYGIFVLIMKLKHFLFSKWFPHSYQCVVY